CAGAGAGTGAACCAATATCATCAACTGAAGACCACCGCTCATACAATTGCATCCAACAATCAGCTGTTGTCCAACTCTCAACATGCTCTCTCACAAGTGTGCGCAGTTGGGATGCTGCAACCCGTCCCTCAAACATCCTATATTctggagagagagtgagaactGCCTGAACATCACAAATTGCTGATTGATGATCCTCTAGGACCAAGTAAAAGCAAAAACGGAGTTCCAAGCACTCTAATGCAAGTTTGAAGCCAAGGATCCGATTGATCTCTGCAAGTGCACCTTGGACATCTTGTTTCCTCATTAAGGAAGCAGCTCGATACATGTAAGGATAAGGTAGAGTTGGGTCCAACTCAGTTGCTTTATTGAGGTCTTCCCATCTCGTATCTCCATCACAATACAATGACCTCTCCTGGTGCATCCATCCCAGTGGCCTACAGCTTCCAGAGGAAATAATATAGCTGAGCTTGTCATAGGCCCCTGATTTTTTACCCTTCAAGAAAGCTAGTCTAGCCAAGCCTGCAACTGAGTATATATGACCTGCATTAACAGCTGCCTCAAAAAGACGCTCAGCTTCGTCATACTCTTTCCTCAGAAGCCTGACACATCCCAACTGATGGAAAGCCAGCAGTCTCTGCCTCTCAGTTTCAGCAGACTCTAGCAATTGCTCCAGGAAACAAGCAGCTTTATCTGACTGAGGGTCAAGGTTCATAGAGACTTCACTCAGTAAACAGTACAGTGAAAAAGAAGCTGGCCCAGCCATGACCAACCTTTGTTGTCTGTTAGCAAGGCTAAATATTTGCACAACCCTGTCATCATTTAAACAATCAGGAAGTTCATGCAAAAATACTTGCAAGCATGAAGCTGCAAGGACATGGGAGTTCTCTTCAAGAGCGTATTCCATGAGTTCTACCGCATCATCTCTAGAGGATACAAAAGCTGCAAGTTTCCTACCACATGCGTCTTTTAGTCTTTCACAACAGAAGCGATTTGCGAAGATGAGTATTTCCAGTAAAAGATTCGGAGAAACTTCATTCAAATTCCCAGTCATGCTAAACTCATTGATAGCTCTCAAGCCTGCAGCGGAGATATTGTTCTCAGACAAATCTATGTCCTCTCTTACTGATTCTGTGAAGCACCCATTAAGCATTGCTTGAAAAGGAGCTGAAAGGCATGCCATTTTCCACCTATCACAGACTATGTTCTCGTCTCCAATTCTAAAAGTAACACTCCTTGAAAGTTTATTGTCACTAGACAAAAAATATTGACTAGAACTCACATTTGTATCCTCTGGAAGCATTGAGGCAACATCTATATGGCCAAACTCTTCTACGCACTTGCCGCAAGTTGCGAGCAAGTCAGCAATAAGCTCCTCACCTTGTTTTTCATACTTCAGCCATGCACCGAAAACAATTTTCTCGTGCACACTGGTGGCCTTCTGCCATGCAGCACGGAGGCTTCTCCTCATCAATTTGATTTCTCCCAGACCTCTAAAGACCTGGAACTTTAACAAATAGAGATTCGGCCTCTCCTCGGGAGCACAAGTCTCGAGTTCTTCATGAATTTGTGACAAAACTTCTACATAATCAACTGGCTTAAACAAAGGCAGTATTGACGGCTCGGGGACCTTGATGAGAGATTCTCTACAACAATTACCTCAACCATAAGACATTGGCTTTTAAACACTAGGGGAAGTAAGAATTCAaaactgaaaatgaaaattagaggGACTTACATAGATGAAGAAAAACAGCACTGAGGCGAAGATTTCGACAGCTTCCCTCTTTCGACCTGAAGCCAAGACTGCGGATTGAGCGCATTGAGCTGCGTCTCTTTACAGGACTCAGATGGGAAGAAAGTCCTCATTGGGCATAAGAGATGGAACCACTCCCAGATCTCCACAATAACCAGATGTACTTCTCATCAAACAGTCCCGCACACAAAGAACGTCCACATCGAAACCCCGTCACCAGAAAAGCTTGCCCCTTTCGATCATGAACCGCTAGGCCGAGCCGAGATCACAACCTAAGCCACC
The sequence above is drawn from the Eucalyptus grandis isolate ANBG69807.140 chromosome 11, ASM1654582v1, whole genome shotgun sequence genome and encodes:
- the LOC104426636 gene encoding ETO1-like protein 1; this encodes MRTFFPSESCKETQLNALNPQSWLQVERGKLSKSSPQCCFSSSIESLIKVPEPSILPLFKPVDYVEVLSQIHEELETCAPEERPNLYLLKFQVFRGLGEIKLMRRSLRAAWQKATSVHEKIVFGAWLKYEKQGEELIADLLATCGKCVEEFGHIDVASMLPEDTNVSSSQYFLSSDNKLSRSVTFRIGDENIVCDRWKMACLSAPFQAMLNGCFTESVREDIDLSENNISAAGLRAINEFSMTGNLNEVSPNLLLEILIFANRFCCERLKDACGRKLAAFVSSRDDAVELMEYALEENSHVLAASCLQVFLHELPDCLNDDRVVQIFSLANRQQRLVMAGPASFSLYCLLSEVSMNLDPQSDKAACFLEQLLESAETERQRLLAFHQLGCVRLLRKEYDEAERLFEAAVNAGHIYSVAGLARLAFLKGKKSGAYDKLSYIISSGSCRPLGWMHQERSLYCDGDTRWEDLNKATELDPTLPYPYMYRAASLMRKQDVQGALAEINRILGFKLALECLELRFCFYLVLEDHQSAICDVQAVLTLSPEYRMFEGRVAASQLRTLVREHVESWTTADCWMQLYERWSSVDDIGSLSVIYQMLVESDAPKGVLYFRQSLLLLRLNCPEAAMRSLHLARQHASSEHERLVYEGWILYDTGHCEEGLRKAEESIKITRSFEAFFLKAYALADSSQDTSCSSTVVSLLENALKCPSDRLRKGQALNNLGSIYVDCGKLELAADCYINALKIRHTRAHQGLARVHFLKNDKAAAYKEMSLLIEKARNNASAYEKRSEYSDRELAMVDLEMVTRLDPLRVYPYRYRAAVLMDSQKEDEAIAEVSRAIAFKADLHLLHLRAAFHEHVGNVMGALRDCRAALCVDPYHQEMLELHSRVNSHEP